The Solanum lycopersicum chromosome 6, SLM_r2.1 genome has a window encoding:
- the LOC101247628 gene encoding LOB domain-containing protein 15, translating into MSRERERLDEMGKKLKTEIDISQLQMQQQMGRRHVLGPVGGGTTLNNVTPCAACKLLRRRCAEECPFSPYFSPHEPHKFAAVHKVFGASNVSKLLMEVPVGQRADAANSLVYEANVRLRDPVYGCMGAISTLQQQIQNLQVELNTIRAEILRYKYREAANSLIASISTSVPPELPQAPPTPPPPPPPPSVVVVSSSSSSASSTSSNLYTPASSSVANFSAITNNNISYFDQQ; encoded by the exons ATGTCAAGAGAAAG GGAGAGATTAGATGAGATGGGAAAGAAGTTAAAGACAGAGATAGATATTTCACAGCTACAAATGCAACAACAAATGGGAAGAAGACACGTGTTGGGACCTGTTGGGGGAGGAACAACATTGAACAATGTTACACCTTGTGCTGCTTGTAAACTTTTAAGAAGAAGATGTGCTGAGGAATGCCCTTTTTCTCCATATTTTTCCCCACATGAACCTCACAAATTTGCTGCTGTTCATAAAGTATTTGGGGCAAGCAATGTCTCCAAATTGCTAATG gagGTGCCAGTGGGACAAAGGGCAGATGCAGCAAATAGTTTGGTATATGAAGCAAATGTGAGGCTAAGAGATCCAGTGTATGGATGCATGGGTGCAATTTCAACTCTACAacaacaaattcaaaatttacaaGTTGAGCTTAATACAATTAGGGCTGAAATATTGAGATACAAATATAGAGAAGCTGCTAATAGTCTTATTGCTTCTATTTCCACCTCTGTGCCACCTGAGCTACCACAAGCTCCTCCTACTCcgccaccaccaccaccaccaccctccGTGGTGGTGGTTTCGTCATCATCTTCTTCTGCATCATCAACTTCTTCTAATTTATACACACCGGCCTCGTCTAGTGTGGCAAACTTTAGTGCCATTACTAATAATAACATATCGTATTTTGATCAGCAATAG
- the CIPK11 gene encoding CBL-interacting protein kinase 11, translated as MPEKPIFGKYELGKLLGCGAFAKVYHAREISNGKSVAIKIINKSNILNKDGILNNRIEREVCIMRQLQHPYIVRLYEVLATKTKIYFVMEYVKGGELFNQISSKSRFTEDLSRKCFQQLISAVNYCHSRGIYHRDLKPENVLIDENGDLKVSDFGLSATTDQIQSFDGLLHTVCGSPAYVAPEVLTIKGYDGAKTDIWSCGIMLFVMIAGYFPFYDQNLMLMYKKIYKGEFRCPKWISPDGKRILSRLLDVNPATRITIEEIIRDPWFRKGLKFIKFSEEEENSKINSLTNSLNAFDIISFSQGLDISGLFKSNNPVDDLERIVVEESPESVIERIEEVGKKENFRMKKKKDWGIDMKVQNGKLTMNLNLNVYRLIERLTVVEIQKIDGNDDLYKDVWRNKLKPVILSQRGTELHISDS; from the coding sequence ATGCCGGAGAAGCCTATATTCGGAAAATATGAGCTAGGAAAGCTACTCGGTTGTGGTGCATTTGCCAAAGTGTACCACGCTAGAGAAATCAGCAACGGAAAGAGCGTCgcaatcaaaataattaacaagagtaatattttgaataaagaTGGTATTCTCAACAATAGAATCGAGCGCGAGGTGTGCATTATGCGGCAGCTGCAACATCCGTACATTGTTAGACTCTATGAAGTGCTTGCTACGAAGACGAAGATCTATTTCGTTATGGAATACGTGAAAGGAGGCGAATTATTCAACCAGATCTCCAGTAAAAGCCGATTCACTGAGGATCTCAGCCGGAAATGCTTTCAGCAATTGATTTCCGCGGTTAATTACTGTCATTCACGTGGAATTTACCATCGCGATTTGAAACCTGAGAATGTTCTAATTGACGAAAATGGAGATCTGAAAGTTTCCGATTTCGGGCTTAGTGCTACAACGGATCAAATTCAATCATTCGACGGGCTTCTACATACGGTTTGCGGATCTCCGGCGTATGTAGCACCGGAGGTTTTGACGATTAAAGGATACGACGGAGCTAAAACAGATATCTGGTCATGTGGAATTATGCTATTCGTGATGATCGCCGGTTACTTCCCGTTCTACGATCAGAATCTGATGTTAATGTACAAAAAAATCTACAAAGGCGAATTCCGGTGCCCGAAATGGATCTCTCCGGACGGTAAGCGGATTCTATCTCGTCTTCTGGATGTAAATCCGGCGACCAGAATTACGATCGAAGAAATCATCAGAGATCCATGGTTCAGAAAGGGATTGAAATTTATCAAATTCTCAGAAGAGGAAGAAAATAGTAAGATAAATTCGTTAACAAATTCTCTGAATGCGTTTGATATAATTTCGTTCTCCCAGGGATTAGACATTTCTGGATTGTTCAAATCGAACAATCCGGTGGATGATTTGGAGAGGATAGTGGTGGAAGAGTCGCCGGAGAGTGTAATTGAGAGAATTGAAGAGGTAGGGAAGAAGGAGAATTTcaggatgaagaagaaaaaagattgGGGAATCGATATGAAAGTACAAAACGGTAAATTAacaatgaatttgaatttgaacgtATATCGATTGATCGAACGATTAACAGTCGtcgaaattcaaaaaattgatgGTAATGATGATTTGTATAAAGACGTATGGAGGAATAAATTGAAGCCCGTAATTTTGAGCCAACGCGGAACAGAGCTTCACATTTCCGACAGCTAA
- the OFP13 gene encoding transcription repressor OFP17, with protein sequence MCGYFCNAGHIKAPVPSPITPAYARLSGATKKEVVIFQDDVEDACRSFENYLAEMIVEEGKMRDIMDVEELLYCWKNLKSPVFIDLVCRFYGELCKDLFSHTYKDDINSPQKIMQ encoded by the coding sequence atgtgtgGATATTTTTGCAATGCAGGGCATATTAAAGCACCAGTTCCTTCACCAATTACTCCAGCATATGCAAGATTAAGTGGAGCTACTAAAAAAGAAGTAGTAATATTTCAGGATGATGTTGAAGATGCATGTAGAAGCTTCGAGAATTATCTGGCTGAAATGATTGTTGAAGAAGGGAAAATGAGGGATATAATGGATGTAGAAGAATTGTTATACTgttggaaaaatttaaaaagccCTGTTTTTATCGACTTAGTCTGCAGATTCTACGGTGAACTATGCAAGGATTTGTTTTCCCACACCTATAAGGATGATATCAATAGCCCACAGAAAATCATGCAATAA
- the OFP14 gene encoding OVATE family protein OFP14 (The RefSeq protein has 1 substitution compared to this genomic sequence), whose translation MGNHKFKFSDMMPNTWFYKLKDMSKTKNHKSPFSSSSTNKSQYSQPRSSFSYTRRSIRVDKIYNSHSYNFLDQPRRSSSSSSKKKSKRKTIYKPSPKHIPSSVTNYVSVSNKLNTSSSVYSTEEDKFPELDFLNSPSSEFDSVDSQTFNELPSTWPNSCNCHFTSSATDIIIDVNDKALSNEFHNLTTEYAEFSDIDQLPPIFTKASNSIKNIKQDENVKAQREKEPKNRVGSPVSRKHYSSSSGVKLRTNSTKVANKRNSVSSSKRRSKTKKESCSASRGTSFAIVKASIDPEKDFRESMVEMVVENNIRASKELENLLACYLSLNSNEYHDLIIKAFEQIWFDLSDLHL comes from the coding sequence ATGGGAAATCACAAATTCAAGTTTTCAGATATGATGCCAAACACTTGGTTTTACAAGCTTAAAGATATGAGCAAAACCAAAAACCATAAATCCccattttcatcttcttctacaAATAAGTCACAATATTCTCAACCAAGATCATCATTTTCTTATACTAGAAGGTCCATTAGAGTTGACAAGATTTACAATTCTCATTCTTATAATTTTCTTGATCAACCAAGAAGATCATCATCGTCTTCATCTAAGAAAAAATCAAAGAGAAAAACTATTTACAAGCCTTCGCCTAAACACATTCCTTCTTCTGTTACCAACTCCGTCTCAGTCTCAAACAAGTTGAATACTTCTTCTTCTGTTTACTCAACAGAAGAAGATAAATTCCCTGAATTAGATTTCCTCAACTCTCCATCCTCCGAATTCGACTCTGTTGATTCTCAAACTTTCAACGAACTCCCCTCAACTTGGCCAAATTCTTGCAACTGTCACTTCACTTCTTCAGCTACCGATATAATCATAGACGTGAATGACAAAGCTCTCTCGAATGAATTCCACAATCTAACTACAGAGTACGCGGAATTTTCAGATATTGATCAACTCCCTCCGATCTTTACAAAAGCATCGAATTCCATCAAGAACATAAAACAGGACGAAAATGTGAAGGCTCAACGAGAAAAGGAACCTAAAAACAGAGTAGGTTCCCCTGTTTCGAGGAAACATTACTCAAGCTCTTCTGGTGTAAAACTACGAACAAATTCTACTAAAGTAGCAAACAAGAGAAATAGtgtgtcatcatcaaaaaggcgTTCGAAGACGAAAAAAGAGAGTTGTTCAGCTTCAAGAGGGACTAGTTTTGCTATAGTGAAGGCTTCCATTGATCCTGAGAAGGATTTTAGAGAATCTATGGTTGAAATGGTTGTTGAGAACAATATCAGGGCATCGAAAGAGTTGGAAAATCTTCTTGCTTGTTATCTTTCGTTGAATTCAAATGAATATCATGATCTTATTATTAAGGCATTTGAACAAATATGGTTCGACTTGTCTGATCTTcacttgtaa
- the LOC101246543 gene encoding probable serine/threonine-protein kinase WNK4 isoform X2, which yields MYSGGFSDNCKESEEEDLGYVETDPTGRYGRFEEVLGKGAMKTVYRAIDELLGMEVAWSQVRLNDLLQSPEDIERLYSEVHLLSTLNHPSIMKFYTSWIDIEKRTFNFITELFTSGTLRGYRNKYHRVNIRAVKIWARQILEGLIYLHEHDPPVIHRDLKCDNIFANGHLGQVKIGDLGLAAILRGSQRAHSVIGTPEFMAPELYDENYDELVDVYSFGMCMLEMLTGEYPYSECVNPAQIYKKVISGKRPRAFYKVQDLDAQRFIRKCLEPASNRSSAKELMLDPFLVIDDADSESVTMMRLQKPIYNDKIAIEDLHLNEDVPRTNMTITGKLHPEDDTIFLKVQIADKEGGVRHVYFPFDTVTDTPTEVANEMVKELEITDWKPCEIANMIDGEISGLVPQWKKWNQFESSDYHVLSYKDDDNDRHNPFQGFSSSSSSQVSLSGDMFDDTSSQCSSHSANYSNFNYFSDDENDPATTTSTRQSQPATAISHHTSRFCPEENSNTGQSLARTCYKQCKAMLESKGTSSNSKGKGKDDARRLTRNKSLVDMRSQLLHKSLVEEVHKRRLFKTVGAVENIGFQQPYEDLKRSPRSMNCTNSMRLSCDVKGQGHKPRRH from the exons ATGTATTCTGGAGGATTTTCAGATAATTGCAAAGAATCAGAGGAGGAGGATCTTGGGTATGTCGAAACTGACCCTACTGGTCGTTATGGACGT TTCGAGGAAGTTCTGGGAAAAGGGGCAATGAAAACAGTTTATAGGGCAATTGATGAGTTGTTAGGTATGGAAGTGGCATGGAGCCAAGTTAGACTTAATGATTTGCTTCAGTCACCAGAGGATATAGAGAGGCTTTACTCTGAAGTTCATTTGCTTAGCACTCTGAATCATCCTTCTATCATGAAATTCTATACTTCATGGATCGATATCGAAAAGAGGACCTTTAATTTCATTACTGAGTTGTTCACTTCCGGTACTCTCCGAGG ATACAGAAATAAATATCATCGAGTAAATATTCGAGCAGTAAAGATTTGGGCACGCCAAATTCTGGAAGGTCTGATTTATTTACATGAACATGATCCGCCAGTGATTCATCGAGACTTGAAGTGTGATAACATATTTGCTAATGGTCATCTTGGACAAGTAAAGATTGGGGACCTGGGATTGGCAGCAATTCTTCGTGGATCACAGAGAGCACACAGTGTTATAG GAACACCTGAGTTCATGGCACCAGAATTGTACGACGAGAACTATGATGAGCTTGTTGATGTATATTCGTTTGGCATGTGCATGTTGGAGATGCTTACTGGTGAATATCCATATAGTGAATGTGTTAACCCTGCACAAATATACAAGAAAGTGATCTCT GGTAAGAGGCCAAGGGCATTTTATAAAGTTCAAGACTTGGATGCACAAAGGTTTATTAGGAAATGCTTGGAACCAGCTTCAAATAGATCATCAGCAAAAGAGCTAATGCTTGATCCGTTCCTCGTGATTGATGATGCTGATAGTGAGTCAGTTACAATGATGCGACTTCAGAAGCCTATCTATAATGATAAAATTGCTATCGAGGACCTTCACTTGAATGAGGATGTTCCAAGGACTAATATGACCATCACGGGGAAGTTGCACCCTGAAGATGATACCATTTTTCTTAAAGTGCAGATTGCGGATAAAGAAG GTGGTGTTAGGCATGTGTATTTCCCATTCGACACTGTGACTGACACCCCCACAGAGGTGGCAAACGAAATGGTGAAGGAATTAGAAATTACAGATTGGAAGCCATGTGAAATCGCTAATATGATTGATGGAGAAATATCTGGCCTAGTACCTCAGTGGAAGAAATGGAATCAGTTTGAATCCTCCGATTACCATGTTCTGAGCTATAAGGATGATGATAACGATCGCCATAATCCTTTCCAAGGTTTCTCGTCTTCTTCATCTTCCCAAGTGTCATTGTCAG GTGATATGTTTGATGACACGAGCTCTCAATGCTCGTCACACTCTGCAAACTATTCCAACTTCAATTACTTCTCTGATGATGAGAATGATCCTGCAACGACAACCTCTACAAGACAAAGTCAACCAGCTACTGCAATTAGTCACCACACTTCGCGATTCTGCCCTGAGGAAAACTCAAACACCGGACAGTCTTTGGCAAGAACATGCTACAAGCAATGCAAAGCTATGCTAGAATCAAAAGGAACTTCTTCCAACTCTAAAGGTAAAGGTAAAGATGATGCGCGCAGACTAACAAGGAACAAGTCCTTAGTTGATATGCGGAGTCAGTTGTTGCACAAGTCATTGGTGGAAGAAGTTCACAAGAGACGATTGTTCAAGACTGTTGGTGCTGTTGAAAACATCGGGTTTCAACAGCCTTACGAGGATTTGAAGAGGAGTCCTAGATCGATGAATTGTACTAATTCGATGAGATTGTCGTGTGATGTTAAGGGACAAGGTCACAAACCAAGAAGACATTGA
- the LOC101246543 gene encoding probable serine/threonine-protein kinase WNK4 isoform X1 gives MYSGGFSDNCKESEEEDLGYVETDPTGRYGRFEEVLGKGAMKTVYRAIDELLGMEVAWSQVRLNDLLQSPEDIERLYSEVHLLSTLNHPSIMKFYTSWIDIEKRTFNFITELFTSGTLRGYRNKYHRVNIRAVKIWARQILEGLIYLHEHDPPVIHRDLKCDNIFANGHLGQVKIGDLGLAAILRGSQRAHSVIGTPEFMAPELYDENYDELVDVYSFGMCMLEMLTGEYPYSECVNPAQIYKKVISGKRPRAFYKVQDLDAQRFIRKCLEPASNRSSAKELMLDPFLVIDDADSESVTMMRLQKPIYNDKIAIEDLHLNEDVPRTNMTITGKLHPEDDTIFLKVQIADKEGGVRHVYFPFDTVTDTPTEVANEMVKELEITDWKPCEIANMIDGEISGLVPQWKKWNQFESSDYHVLSYKDDDNDRHNPFQGFSSSSSSQVSLSGLLSSQVIDTNTNDRRWLHGDMFDDTSSQCSSHSANYSNFNYFSDDENDPATTTSTRQSQPATAISHHTSRFCPEENSNTGQSLARTCYKQCKAMLESKGTSSNSKGKGKDDARRLTRNKSLVDMRSQLLHKSLVEEVHKRRLFKTVGAVENIGFQQPYEDLKRSPRSMNCTNSMRLSCDVKGQGHKPRRH, from the exons ATGTATTCTGGAGGATTTTCAGATAATTGCAAAGAATCAGAGGAGGAGGATCTTGGGTATGTCGAAACTGACCCTACTGGTCGTTATGGACGT TTCGAGGAAGTTCTGGGAAAAGGGGCAATGAAAACAGTTTATAGGGCAATTGATGAGTTGTTAGGTATGGAAGTGGCATGGAGCCAAGTTAGACTTAATGATTTGCTTCAGTCACCAGAGGATATAGAGAGGCTTTACTCTGAAGTTCATTTGCTTAGCACTCTGAATCATCCTTCTATCATGAAATTCTATACTTCATGGATCGATATCGAAAAGAGGACCTTTAATTTCATTACTGAGTTGTTCACTTCCGGTACTCTCCGAGG ATACAGAAATAAATATCATCGAGTAAATATTCGAGCAGTAAAGATTTGGGCACGCCAAATTCTGGAAGGTCTGATTTATTTACATGAACATGATCCGCCAGTGATTCATCGAGACTTGAAGTGTGATAACATATTTGCTAATGGTCATCTTGGACAAGTAAAGATTGGGGACCTGGGATTGGCAGCAATTCTTCGTGGATCACAGAGAGCACACAGTGTTATAG GAACACCTGAGTTCATGGCACCAGAATTGTACGACGAGAACTATGATGAGCTTGTTGATGTATATTCGTTTGGCATGTGCATGTTGGAGATGCTTACTGGTGAATATCCATATAGTGAATGTGTTAACCCTGCACAAATATACAAGAAAGTGATCTCT GGTAAGAGGCCAAGGGCATTTTATAAAGTTCAAGACTTGGATGCACAAAGGTTTATTAGGAAATGCTTGGAACCAGCTTCAAATAGATCATCAGCAAAAGAGCTAATGCTTGATCCGTTCCTCGTGATTGATGATGCTGATAGTGAGTCAGTTACAATGATGCGACTTCAGAAGCCTATCTATAATGATAAAATTGCTATCGAGGACCTTCACTTGAATGAGGATGTTCCAAGGACTAATATGACCATCACGGGGAAGTTGCACCCTGAAGATGATACCATTTTTCTTAAAGTGCAGATTGCGGATAAAGAAG GTGGTGTTAGGCATGTGTATTTCCCATTCGACACTGTGACTGACACCCCCACAGAGGTGGCAAACGAAATGGTGAAGGAATTAGAAATTACAGATTGGAAGCCATGTGAAATCGCTAATATGATTGATGGAGAAATATCTGGCCTAGTACCTCAGTGGAAGAAATGGAATCAGTTTGAATCCTCCGATTACCATGTTCTGAGCTATAAGGATGATGATAACGATCGCCATAATCCTTTCCAAGGTTTCTCGTCTTCTTCATCTTCCCAAGTGTCATTGTCAGGTTTGCTCTCCTCTCAAGTGATTGACACAAACACCAATGACCGGCGTTGGCTTCATG GTGATATGTTTGATGACACGAGCTCTCAATGCTCGTCACACTCTGCAAACTATTCCAACTTCAATTACTTCTCTGATGATGAGAATGATCCTGCAACGACAACCTCTACAAGACAAAGTCAACCAGCTACTGCAATTAGTCACCACACTTCGCGATTCTGCCCTGAGGAAAACTCAAACACCGGACAGTCTTTGGCAAGAACATGCTACAAGCAATGCAAAGCTATGCTAGAATCAAAAGGAACTTCTTCCAACTCTAAAGGTAAAGGTAAAGATGATGCGCGCAGACTAACAAGGAACAAGTCCTTAGTTGATATGCGGAGTCAGTTGTTGCACAAGTCATTGGTGGAAGAAGTTCACAAGAGACGATTGTTCAAGACTGTTGGTGCTGTTGAAAACATCGGGTTTCAACAGCCTTACGAGGATTTGAAGAGGAGTCCTAGATCGATGAATTGTACTAATTCGATGAGATTGTCGTGTGATGTTAAGGGACAAGGTCACAAACCAAGAAGACATTGA